Within the Sphingobium herbicidovorans genome, the region CTGCGGATTGGACAGCGCGTGCCGCTCATTCCGCCGCTCGGCACGCCGTTCCTCGCCTGGGCCGACAAGCAGGAAGTCGACAATTGGCTTGGCAGGGCGGCAGGCTCGATAGAGCCTGATCGCCTGCGCCAGTCGCTCGCGATGGTGCGGCAGCGGGGCTATGCGGTCACGCGGCGCAGCCCGCAGCAGGGGGCAGCCAGCCTCGCCGTGCTGGGCATGGCCGAAGAACCGCTCGCCGATGACCGGCAACAGCGCGCCGCCGAACTGATCGGGCAGATGGGCGAGGATTATCTGATGATCGAGGCGCAGGCGGATCGCGTGCATCAGGTCGATCTGATTTCCGCCCCGATATTCGGCCCGGATGGCGCGGTGCTGTGTACCCTGTCGCTGTTCGGTTTCGATCGGCCCATGTCCCTTTCGCGGATCGCGGCGCTGGGCGAGGCGGTCGGACGTCATTGTCGCGCGGCGATGGAAAACGCGGCAGGGCCGGGCAAACCGACAGAAATGAATGATGGTGTGGGAGAGGCTGAATGCGTGCGCTGATCTACGAAGGGCCGGGCAAGATCCGCTTTGTCGAGGATGTCGAAGTGCGCGAACCGGGCGCAGGCGAAGTGCTGGTGCGCATCGCCGCCAGCGGGATCTGCCATTCCGACATTTCCGTCATCAACGGCACGATCGATTGGCCTGCTCCCGCCGTGCTGGGTCATGAGGGCGCAGGCGTCATCGAAAAGCTGGGACCCGGCGTCGCCGACCTAGCGGTCGGCGATCATGTCGCGCTGCATACGCTTGCCAATTGCGGGCGGTGCGGCCCGTGCGAAAGCGGCAAGCCCACCCATTGCCGCCAGTCCTACGGCAACCGCGCCCAGCCCTTTAGCCGCAATGGCCAGCCCGTTTCCAGCTTCGCCGCGACATCGACCTTCGTCGAAAGGACGGTGGTGAAATCGAACCAGGCGGTGAAGATCGACGCCACCGTGCCGCTCGACATCGCCTGCGTGGTTGGCTGTGGCGTGCTGACGGGGGTTGGATCGGTCGTCAATCGCGCACGGGTGCGGGCTGGCGAGACGGCGGCCGTTTTCGGCATTGGCGGCGTGGGCCTCAATGTATTGCAGGGTCTGCGCCTTGCCGGGGCAAGCCGGATCATCGCCATCGACCTGCTGGCTTCGCGCGAGGAGAAGGCGCGGCAATTTGGCGCAACTGACTTCATCGATGCGTCGCAGGGCGACACGCCGCAGCGGATCAAGGATTTGCTGTTGGGCGGCGGTCCCGATCATGGCGGCGGGGTCGATTGGGCGTTCGAGTGCGTGGGCAACACTCGCGTTCTGGGCGATGCGATGGCCAGCCTTGGCTGGGGCGGCAACTGCGTGATTGTCGGCACGACGGCGGCGGGCACGATGGCCGAAATATCGCTGTCCCCATTATCGTTCGTGGACCGCGGCGTCATGGGCGT harbors:
- a CDS encoding Zn-dependent alcohol dehydrogenase codes for the protein MRALIYEGPGKIRFVEDVEVREPGAGEVLVRIAASGICHSDISVINGTIDWPAPAVLGHEGAGVIEKLGPGVADLAVGDHVALHTLANCGRCGPCESGKPTHCRQSYGNRAQPFSRNGQPVSSFAATSTFVERTVVKSNQAVKIDATVPLDIACVVGCGVLTGVGSVVNRARVRAGETAAVFGIGGVGLNVLQGLRLAGASRIIAIDLLASREEKARQFGATDFIDASQGDTPQRIKDLLLGGGPDHGGGVDWAFECVGNTRVLGDAMASLGWGGNCVIVGTTAAGTMAEISLSPLSFVDRGVMGVRYGASRPHKDIPSYIAQYRQGKLLLDELVTQRYDLADFEQAFHDLEAGKLARGVFVL
- a CDS encoding IclR family transcriptional regulator; protein product: MARPALAASRAIDILNFMAASPLRGYSLTELVRHLDLNPASCHALLGAMTRDGYLVRAQRGRTYRLGPALIAIGHAALQCHPVVAAARDQIARMSAELDLDSLLTARLDDRLIALASEGPGRMPGLRIGQRVPLIPPLGTPFLAWADKQEVDNWLGRAAGSIEPDRLRQSLAMVRQRGYAVTRRSPQQGAASLAVLGMAEEPLADDRQQRAAELIGQMGEDYLMIEAQADRVHQVDLISAPIFGPDGAVLCTLSLFGFDRPMSLSRIAALGEAVGRHCRAAMENAAGPGKPTEMNDGVGEAECVR